One window from the genome of Candidatus Didemnitutus sp. encodes:
- a CDS encoding RNA polymerase sigma factor, translating into MPPDASPEVSRWFATEVQPHRPALRAWLLARFPTLPDVDDVVQESLSRMVQAREVSPIRSARALLFTTARNLALDAVRRQRVVAFEPITDDTDPTVLTDAADVVASVTKQQELELLTKAIQSLPERVRQIFTLRTAYGLTQKQIANQLGVSESTVEKQMAAGIRQCAAFFSRGGAR; encoded by the coding sequence ATGCCGCCCGACGCCAGTCCCGAGGTCAGCCGCTGGTTCGCCACGGAGGTGCAGCCGCATCGTCCGGCGTTGCGTGCGTGGCTGCTGGCGCGGTTTCCCACGCTGCCCGACGTGGACGACGTCGTGCAGGAAAGCCTGTCGCGCATGGTGCAGGCGAGGGAAGTGAGCCCGATCAGATCCGCGCGCGCGCTGCTGTTCACCACGGCGCGCAACCTCGCGCTCGATGCCGTGCGGCGGCAACGTGTGGTGGCGTTCGAACCGATTACGGACGACACCGATCCGACCGTCTTAACGGATGCGGCGGATGTTGTCGCCTCCGTCACGAAACAGCAGGAACTCGAGCTCTTGACCAAGGCCATCCAGTCGCTTCCCGAGCGCGTGCGGCAGATCTTCACGCTGCGCACGGCGTATGGCCTCACCCAGAAGCAGATCGCCAACCAGCTCGGCGTGTCCGAAAGCACGGTGGAGAAACAGATGGCCGCCGGCATCCGCCAATGCGCCGCGTTCTTCTCCCGCGGAGGCGCGCGATGA
- a CDS encoding TonB-dependent receptor, with protein sequence MRTLGHLLRAVLLGALISVAALAADEARKHYDIPAGDAAAALKQFSSVSGRETLFAAAVVRGVKTSSVKGELTVREALDALLDGTGLLATTDTKTGAIAVRRETPAEAKNAVRAIEENSDRPDSKPRLATDANGENILQLDTFEVFGSKLINLDKPRSRDDVQPYVVFDHNQIQNSQATTLQDFFLTRLPMATDLGSSAQNLSAPTSSINLRGLGTNQTLILVDGRRLPSRTTGNSAMLQPDVNGIPLAMIERIEILPSTASAIYGGGATGGVVNIITRKDFSGVILDLNYVNTFDTDSAQRRADLTATFNLRGGATVVTVTGSYAESNDLLQQDRDFTVHARRLAYANNPGTFNSTFFPPAGATTNVRGFSGSNLQLKPEYGGTVLSSTFTSLPIGYAGVSSADAAALVANAGRYNLDIPEDLSARQAALITTPIIKSLGLSLRQKITPWLEGYGDYLRTQNRGNGATLLGPNSSTLAVTAPNNPFTTAVNVTYPAVILRTPGFSTLNTTRITGGLVARLPGEWQAALDYTWGRSLFVNRRTAPVLGDPDGPSGPSPSYLTAVSTGVLDVLRDLKTYPLNYTPYLLPGLDADNNGDLVSQTGALRASGPVFHLPAGDIILSASVEGQRENKESSVFPLASTSGTGFLYSWFPAVSSTARAFYTEARVPLIAAAEKSQPSRLELQTSVRYDTSRYHTLANALSLSVPSSAGPFPAVDFLDRKVGDTSYLVGLRTAPWRDLTLRASWGTGFLAPSLSQMSPNPVGFGSFSVTDPKRGNSTSFIAVDTTSGGNPGLKPEHSRSLSAGAIFTPRWLPGFRLSVDFTKINKTDEIRSLSGQTAIDLEDQLPAGRVVRDALTPAEQALGYTGGAITALDISLYNFTRREVTAVDFQADYLRKTTLGEFRPYAIATWMGRSASQTTTAQPLVNTIGFTDGPLKWRGNGGLDWSRGPWSAGWNVQYYDAQFIYPRSASVATRNTSVLTQGGERFPRQFYHDVQVRYQFGSSRHRWGGWLLSDLQISVGLQNALDKEPPIVATTGTVGGYQFTTDPRLRRYTLHLQKRF encoded by the coding sequence ATGCGAACCTTGGGCCACCTCCTGCGCGCCGTCCTGCTCGGCGCTTTGATCTCCGTCGCCGCGCTCGCGGCCGATGAAGCGAGAAAACACTACGACATCCCCGCGGGCGACGCTGCCGCGGCGTTGAAGCAGTTCTCCTCCGTCTCCGGCCGCGAGACGCTCTTCGCCGCCGCCGTCGTGCGTGGAGTGAAAACGTCGTCGGTAAAGGGCGAACTCACGGTGCGGGAAGCGCTCGACGCTTTGCTCGACGGCACCGGCCTCCTCGCCACGACCGACACGAAAACCGGCGCCATCGCCGTGCGCCGCGAGACACCTGCTGAAGCAAAAAACGCCGTCAGGGCGATCGAGGAAAATAGCGATCGCCCGGACAGCAAGCCCCGCCTCGCCACCGACGCCAACGGCGAGAATATCCTCCAACTCGACACCTTCGAGGTGTTCGGTTCGAAGCTGATCAACCTCGACAAGCCCCGCTCGCGCGACGACGTGCAACCCTACGTCGTCTTCGATCACAACCAAATCCAGAATTCCCAAGCGACGACGCTGCAGGATTTTTTCCTCACGCGACTGCCGATGGCGACGGATCTCGGCTCGAGCGCCCAAAATCTGAGCGCCCCCACCAGCTCCATCAATTTGCGCGGCCTCGGCACGAATCAGACGCTCATCCTCGTCGATGGCCGGCGCCTGCCGAGCCGCACCACGGGCAACAGTGCGATGCTCCAGCCGGACGTGAATGGCATCCCGCTGGCGATGATCGAACGCATCGAAATCCTGCCGTCCACCGCCTCCGCCATCTATGGCGGCGGCGCCACCGGCGGAGTGGTGAACATCATCACGCGAAAGGATTTTTCCGGCGTGATCCTCGACCTCAACTACGTGAACACCTTCGATACCGACAGCGCGCAGCGCCGGGCGGATCTCACCGCGACGTTCAATCTGCGGGGTGGGGCTACGGTCGTGACCGTCACCGGCAGCTACGCCGAGTCCAACGATCTGCTGCAGCAGGATCGCGATTTCACGGTGCATGCCCGGCGGTTGGCCTACGCCAACAATCCCGGCACTTTTAACAGCACGTTCTTTCCGCCCGCCGGCGCCACCACGAACGTCCGCGGCTTCAGTGGCTCGAATTTGCAGCTCAAGCCCGAATACGGCGGCACCGTCCTGAGTTCGACGTTCACGTCGTTGCCCATCGGGTATGCCGGCGTCTCGTCCGCCGACGCCGCCGCGCTCGTCGCCAACGCCGGGCGCTACAATCTCGACATCCCGGAGGACCTGAGTGCGCGCCAAGCGGCGCTCATCACCACGCCCATCATCAAGTCGCTCGGCTTGAGCCTGCGCCAAAAGATCACGCCTTGGCTGGAGGGATATGGTGATTACCTGCGCACGCAGAATCGCGGCAACGGCGCGACCCTGCTGGGCCCGAACTCCAGCACACTGGCCGTCACCGCGCCCAACAATCCCTTCACCACCGCGGTCAACGTCACCTATCCCGCCGTCATCCTGAGGACACCGGGATTTTCCACGCTCAACACGACGCGGATCACGGGCGGTCTGGTGGCTCGCCTGCCGGGCGAATGGCAAGCTGCACTCGACTACACCTGGGGACGTTCGCTCTTCGTCAACCGCCGCACCGCACCGGTCCTCGGCGATCCGGACGGCCCGTCGGGTCCGTCGCCCTCGTATCTCACCGCCGTTTCCACCGGCGTGCTCGATGTGCTTCGGGACCTGAAAACCTACCCGCTGAACTACACGCCCTATCTGCTGCCCGGCTTGGACGCCGACAACAACGGCGACCTGGTTTCGCAAACGGGCGCTTTGCGCGCTTCGGGTCCGGTTTTTCATCTGCCCGCCGGCGACATCATTCTTTCGGCGAGCGTCGAGGGTCAGCGCGAGAACAAGGAGTCCTCGGTGTTCCCCCTGGCTTCGACCTCCGGAACCGGGTTCCTCTACTCGTGGTTCCCGGCCGTGTCCTCGACCGCTCGGGCTTTCTACACGGAGGCGCGGGTGCCGCTCATCGCCGCCGCCGAAAAATCGCAGCCCAGCCGCCTCGAGCTGCAGACCAGCGTCCGCTATGATACCTCCCGCTATCATACGCTGGCCAACGCTCTGAGCCTCAGCGTTCCGAGTTCCGCCGGTCCGTTTCCCGCCGTCGACTTCCTGGATCGCAAGGTCGGCGACACTTCCTACCTGGTCGGCCTGCGGACCGCGCCGTGGCGCGACCTCACGCTGCGTGCCAGCTGGGGCACCGGTTTCCTTGCCCCGTCGCTTTCGCAGATGTCTCCCAATCCCGTCGGCTTCGGCAGTTTCTCGGTCACCGACCCGAAACGCGGCAACTCGACATCGTTCATTGCCGTCGACACCACCTCGGGCGGCAATCCCGGCCTGAAGCCGGAGCACTCTCGCAGCCTCTCCGCCGGCGCGATCTTCACACCCCGCTGGCTGCCTGGGTTCCGTTTGTCGGTCGATTTCACCAAGATCAACAAAACCGACGAGATCCGCTCGCTCAGCGGGCAGACTGCGATCGATCTGGAAGATCAATTGCCGGCTGGGCGCGTCGTCCGCGATGCGCTCACTCCCGCGGAACAGGCGCTCGGATACACGGGCGGCGCCATCACCGCCCTCGATATCTCCTTGTATAATTTCACTCGCCGCGAAGTGACCGCGGTCGATTTCCAAGCGGACTACCTGCGCAAGACCACGCTCGGTGAGTTCCGCCCCTACGCGATCGCGACCTGGATGGGGCGCTCCGCCTCGCAAACAACGACCGCACAGCCTCTGGTCAACACGATCGGGTTCACCGACGGTCCGCTCAAATGGCGCGGCAACGGCGGACTGGACTGGAGTCGCGGGCCTTGGTCCGCCGGCTGGAACGTCCAGTATTACGACGCGCAGTTCATCTATCCGCGCAGCGCATCGGTCGCGACCCGCAACACCTCCGTGCTCACCCAGGGCGGCGAGCGATTCCCGCGGCAATTCTACCACGACGTGCAGGTGCGCTACCAGTTCGGCTCCAGCCGGCACCGCTGGGGCGGATGGCTGCTTTCCGACCTCCAGATCAGCGTGGGCCTCCAAAACGCCCTCGACAAGGAGCCGCCCATCGTCGCCACCACCGGAACCGTCGGCGGCTATCAATTCACCACCGACCCGCGCCTCCGCCGCTACACCCTTCACCTCCAAAAACGATTCTGA
- a CDS encoding TlpA family protein disulfide reductase: MRCLAAEPSESNPADDDWKQFESLLHHLGPMTGGYRNLAVAPEFEREKFFEARARRVGEFAMNFYTKHPEDPRRWSVVESFVFSQSPRFVKDWGPVDAAGKLHPVIDEPAAQAWKAAVADLRAAFDKATDIPESVRKSHAERERREASQRLFRDRWQSGRHERAPEITVLAADGRTVKLSDFKGKTVVLDFWATWCGPCQDAIPFNQQVAARYKDQNVVVLGVCVWDQKEKFDSWMKQNQAHYPDIAWAFDPSGRGETALARKLYDVPAIPAVFIIDGEGTVVDALLGFSESEGSRPLEGALAKAGVHMTAPPESVPTLRK, from the coding sequence GTGCGATGCCTCGCGGCCGAGCCGAGCGAATCCAATCCGGCGGATGACGACTGGAAGCAGTTCGAATCGCTTTTGCACCACCTCGGTCCGATGACCGGCGGATACCGGAACCTGGCCGTGGCACCGGAGTTCGAGCGGGAAAAATTCTTCGAAGCGCGGGCGCGGCGTGTGGGCGAGTTTGCGATGAATTTCTACACCAAGCACCCGGAGGACCCGCGGCGCTGGTCCGTGGTCGAATCGTTTGTTTTCTCCCAGTCCCCGCGATTCGTGAAAGACTGGGGTCCGGTGGACGCGGCGGGAAAGCTTCATCCCGTGATCGACGAACCTGCCGCCCAGGCGTGGAAGGCGGCCGTGGCCGACCTGCGCGCTGCGTTCGATAAAGCGACTGACATCCCCGAAAGCGTGCGCAAGAGCCACGCCGAACGGGAACGTCGCGAGGCGAGCCAACGCCTCTTCCGCGATCGCTGGCAGAGCGGCCGGCACGAACGGGCGCCGGAAATCACCGTGCTGGCCGCCGACGGTCGCACCGTGAAGCTGTCGGATTTCAAGGGAAAGACCGTAGTGCTCGATTTCTGGGCCACTTGGTGCGGCCCGTGTCAGGACGCGATTCCGTTCAACCAGCAGGTGGCGGCGCGCTACAAGGATCAGAATGTCGTCGTGCTGGGGGTCTGCGTCTGGGATCAGAAGGAAAAGTTCGATTCCTGGATGAAGCAAAACCAGGCGCACTATCCGGATATCGCATGGGCCTTCGATCCTTCCGGGCGAGGGGAGACCGCCCTCGCGAGGAAACTCTATGATGTGCCAGCGATCCCGGCTGTATTCATCATCGATGGGGAAGGCACGGTGGTGGATGCCTTGCTTGGATTCTCGGAATCCGAAGGTTCCCGGCCGCTCGAAGGCGCGCTGGCGAAAGCGGGCGTTCACATGACCGCGCCTCCGGAATCCGTGCCGACCCTCCGGAAATAA
- a CDS encoding sigma-70 family RNA polymerase sigma factor: MPPHDPETARWFAREVQPHEASLRSYLRGKFPGHPDIEDLVQETYARLLQAREHGEVRAPKAFLFTTARNAAFDYFRRRKIATIDGIAELESLSVLEERPGIPEAVAHDQELQLLAQAIAALPTRCRQVLTLRKIYGLSHREIASQLGISEHTVNAQIAIGVLRLRDFLKQHGVTHGGTA, from the coding sequence ATGCCCCCGCACGATCCCGAGACCGCCCGATGGTTTGCCCGTGAGGTGCAGCCGCACGAGGCGTCGTTGCGCTCTTACCTGCGAGGCAAGTTTCCAGGCCACCCCGACATCGAAGACCTCGTTCAGGAAACCTACGCGCGCCTGCTCCAGGCCCGCGAGCACGGCGAGGTGCGCGCGCCGAAGGCCTTCCTCTTCACCACGGCGCGCAATGCCGCCTTCGACTATTTTCGCCGGCGAAAAATCGCCACGATCGACGGAATAGCAGAACTCGAATCGCTGTCCGTCTTGGAAGAGAGGCCCGGCATCCCCGAGGCCGTTGCCCATGACCAGGAACTCCAACTGCTCGCCCAAGCCATCGCGGCGCTGCCCACCCGCTGCCGCCAAGTGCTGACGCTGCGCAAAATCTACGGGCTCTCGCATCGCGAGATCGCGTCCCAGCTCGGCATCTCCGAGCACACGGTGAATGCGCAGATCGCCATCGGCGTGCTGCGCCTGCGCGACTTTCTGAAACAACACGGAGTGACCCACGGAGGCACCGCATGA
- a CDS encoding TonB-dependent receptor, with product MTSPSHPRVGAARYLRTPVLLLLSLCLALLGFAAEAAKKNFNVPADDAARALKQFAAQSGEQLLFSPSDVAGVKTLAIKGEFTPRAALEQMLEGTALVVAQDKSTGALAVRKEIAAESKNALSRPADAAAANGAAGNANTTVKDGTVQLDAFKVTGSRIRTLVGEQTMQPVFTLDRRAIQRTGAANLGDVFRAIPQVSSSSNGMGNNAGSPSPLAGDYAVSANLRGFQGASTLILVDGRRVTKGSQVTINDRYDIGGIPLSAVDRIEVMLDGASAIYGADAVAGVINIITRKDYNGTEIQINYDNTFKTDASVQSYSLTQSVARANWNARVTLSHERSTPLAARDTATINTNDRRAFGGADNRSDSIRVVPGWIETESGLNLPGLATPMAPIPANSSGTGLAATDYAKAYAAAGGAAWDPFSTDDATAWGERFDAASIYASPRFEQNSVLFGGEYTFNKAFSVYAQGRYVESKNEGYGDPYNTEGIYFNDTGPTGFNVGFAFGLTLPANYPGNPFGVPIILHKTFFDNLSAFKVTRKAFSGTIGFRGELGSDWRYDVSATLDKSQSVPDNGTGVLEQARVQSLLNASNPPTLLYDSTSRTVALQDVFSAVAGPQAITQERPKNLLLSASADGKVWKLPAGDVRMALTAEAMHDELESTSALVPAASRRSYGFAAEVRAPVVSPQQDLPLLNRLDVSIAARHDRYSDFASTTNPTFSVLAQPISWLSLRVTRSEGYRVPPLFSERRVQSRTNLTRIPADFTDPLRNNEPITLPFTSTISGNPNIDPEVFKSNTFSLTVDVPGVPGLSVQGTRWQTDYSSRIVQMNSIFSFTEIATLYPEFMIRAPSSGGTPGRIVEWVQSWMNVSESKHAGWDAGLRYNLPTAKGRLDARVDVARTDKNEMRVRGPNGPITPSQTGTSNLPWQLSGSLFWSTGAMEVGTLATYNSSFNESLTSTTVIGSSIRWDLQFGYDFGRSSALPHRWARALLKDTRVRFTVFNVFDQDPPLAAGTFRFGTIEQRQQHYAINITRQF from the coding sequence ATGACCTCACCCTCGCATCCTCGCGTCGGCGCCGCGCGTTACCTGCGGACGCCTGTCCTGCTTTTGCTCAGTCTCTGTCTCGCTCTACTCGGCTTCGCGGCCGAGGCGGCGAAGAAAAATTTCAACGTGCCCGCGGACGATGCCGCGAGGGCGCTGAAGCAGTTCGCCGCCCAGTCCGGCGAGCAGCTGCTCTTCTCTCCCTCCGACGTCGCCGGCGTGAAGACGCTCGCGATCAAGGGTGAGTTCACTCCTCGCGCCGCGCTGGAGCAAATGCTCGAAGGCACGGCGCTCGTCGTCGCCCAAGACAAGTCCACCGGCGCCCTCGCCGTGCGGAAGGAAATCGCCGCAGAATCAAAAAACGCCCTAAGCCGTCCCGCTGACGCGGCGGCGGCGAACGGTGCAGCCGGCAACGCCAACACGACGGTCAAGGACGGGACTGTCCAGCTGGACGCTTTCAAGGTCACGGGCTCACGGATTCGCACGCTGGTCGGCGAGCAGACGATGCAGCCGGTCTTCACGCTCGATCGCCGGGCGATCCAGCGGACCGGAGCGGCGAATTTGGGCGATGTGTTCCGCGCGATTCCGCAGGTCAGCAGTTCCAGCAACGGCATGGGCAACAACGCCGGCTCACCCAGCCCGCTGGCGGGCGACTATGCGGTGTCCGCGAACCTGCGCGGCTTTCAGGGCGCGAGCACGCTGATCCTGGTGGACGGCCGACGCGTGACCAAAGGCAGCCAGGTCACGATCAACGACCGTTACGACATCGGCGGCATCCCGCTCTCTGCCGTGGACCGGATCGAGGTGATGCTGGACGGCGCGAGTGCGATCTACGGCGCCGATGCGGTCGCCGGCGTGATCAACATCATCACGCGGAAGGACTACAACGGAACGGAAATTCAGATCAACTATGACAACACGTTCAAGACGGACGCCTCGGTTCAGAGTTATTCGCTGACCCAGAGCGTCGCGCGCGCGAACTGGAATGCGCGCGTGACGTTGTCGCATGAACGGAGCACGCCTCTGGCCGCGCGAGACACGGCGACGATCAACACGAATGATCGCCGCGCGTTCGGCGGAGCGGATAACCGCAGCGACTCCATCCGCGTCGTGCCGGGCTGGATCGAAACGGAGAGCGGCTTGAATCTTCCGGGCTTGGCCACGCCGATGGCGCCGATTCCGGCGAATTCCTCCGGCACCGGCCTGGCCGCGACCGATTACGCCAAAGCCTATGCGGCGGCCGGCGGCGCGGCATGGGATCCGTTTTCCACGGACGACGCGACCGCTTGGGGCGAGCGCTTCGACGCGGCTTCCATCTACGCGAGCCCGCGTTTCGAGCAGAATTCGGTGCTCTTCGGCGGCGAGTATACCTTCAACAAGGCCTTCTCCGTTTACGCCCAAGGCCGCTACGTCGAGAGCAAGAACGAGGGCTACGGCGATCCCTACAACACCGAAGGCATCTACTTCAACGATACGGGCCCGACCGGTTTTAACGTGGGCTTCGCCTTCGGTTTGACCCTGCCGGCGAACTACCCGGGCAATCCCTTCGGTGTCCCCATCATCCTGCACAAAACATTTTTCGACAACCTGTCCGCCTTCAAGGTGACGCGCAAAGCGTTCAGCGGAACCATCGGCTTCCGCGGAGAGCTGGGGAGCGACTGGCGCTACGACGTGAGCGCGACCTTGGACAAATCGCAGTCCGTGCCGGACAACGGCACCGGCGTGCTCGAGCAGGCGCGGGTCCAGTCGCTGCTCAACGCCAGCAATCCGCCGACGCTGTTGTATGACAGCACGAGTCGCACCGTCGCGCTGCAGGATGTGTTCAGCGCGGTGGCCGGACCGCAGGCCATCACGCAAGAGCGACCGAAGAACCTCCTCCTCTCCGCCAGTGCGGATGGCAAGGTCTGGAAGCTGCCGGCGGGCGACGTGCGAATGGCCCTCACTGCGGAAGCGATGCACGACGAATTGGAAAGCACGAGCGCGCTCGTGCCCGCCGCGAGCCGGCGTTCGTATGGTTTTGCGGCCGAAGTCAGGGCTCCGGTGGTTTCGCCCCAGCAGGATCTCCCGCTCCTCAACCGCCTGGATGTGTCCATTGCCGCGCGCCACGACCGCTATTCCGATTTCGCTTCGACGACCAATCCGACGTTCAGCGTGCTCGCTCAGCCGATCTCCTGGCTTTCACTGCGCGTGACTCGCTCCGAAGGGTATCGGGTGCCGCCGCTCTTCAGCGAGCGGCGCGTCCAGTCTCGCACGAATCTGACGCGCATCCCCGCGGATTTCACGGATCCGTTGCGCAACAACGAGCCGATCACACTGCCGTTCACTTCCACCATCAGCGGCAATCCGAATATCGATCCGGAGGTTTTCAAGAGTAACACCTTCTCGCTCACCGTGGATGTGCCCGGTGTCCCGGGCCTGTCGGTCCAAGGCACCCGCTGGCAGACCGACTACTCCAGTCGGATTGTGCAGATGAACAGCATCTTTAGTTTCACGGAAATCGCGACGCTCTACCCCGAGTTCATGATTCGCGCGCCTTCCTCCGGCGGCACACCCGGACGGATCGTCGAGTGGGTGCAGAGCTGGATGAACGTGAGCGAGTCCAAACACGCTGGTTGGGACGCCGGTTTGCGCTACAACCTGCCGACCGCGAAGGGCCGCCTCGACGCACGCGTGGACGTCGCGCGGACGGACAAAAACGAAATGCGTGTCCGCGGACCGAACGGGCCCATCACGCCCTCGCAAACCGGCACGAGCAATCTCCCGTGGCAGCTGTCCGGCTCGCTCTTCTGGAGCACCGGCGCGATGGAGGTCGGCACGCTGGCCACCTACAACAGTTCGTTCAACGAGAGCCTGACGAGCACCACGGTCATCGGCTCCAGCATCCGCTGGGATCTGCAGTTCGGCTACGATTTCGGGCGCTCCTCCGCTCTCCCGCATCGGTGGGCTCGCGCGCTGCTCAAGGACACGCGCGTGCGATTCACCGTCTTCAACGTCTTCGACCAGGACCCTCCGCTTGCGGCCGGCACGTTCCGCTTCGGCACGATCGAGCAACGTCAACAGCACTACGCGATCAACATCACGCGGCAATTCTGA
- a CDS encoding response regulator transcription factor: MVASRSSRFVPLSLLVGASCLLPVRQETSPVVSASRPLATLVPDLTPAELRVRDLLLTGLSNKEIASELNRAEATIKNQVASILHKHGVPSRARLLAMKRQASV; encoded by the coding sequence ATGGTAGCTTCCCGCTCGTCCCGTTTTGTGCCCCTCAGCCTGCTCGTCGGCGCCAGTTGCCTGCTGCCGGTCCGTCAGGAAACGTCTCCGGTCGTCTCCGCCTCCCGCCCGCTAGCGACACTGGTGCCCGATTTGACGCCCGCCGAACTGCGCGTGAGAGACCTGCTCCTTACCGGCCTTTCCAACAAGGAGATCGCCAGCGAGCTCAATCGCGCCGAGGCCACGATCAAGAACCAGGTCGCGTCGATCCTGCACAAGCATGGCGTGCCCTCCCGTGCGCGACTGCTGGCGATGAAGCGCCAAGCGTCCGTTTAA
- a CDS encoding FecR domain-containing protein, with protein MNAELPHPHDPEEIEATAAVWLSLRDRGMTESETAEFMRWLQLSPKHAEAFAELDAVWRDFNRTAALRPTAAATPEPELLAPRSRSPARRRASRVWVPLAAAATIALAWAGWAGFNAARPTAETDVGAFQKLDLPDGSVVQLNTDSAIKVHYSDHERRVELLRGEAHFDVAKNPARPFIVAANHVAVRAVGTAFNVRLREDAVDVLVTEGKVQVNDTVKGASLLPAVADQSGPPLLVEGESVRVKLLTEPEKDAPPVVAISEVGAIEMHRALAWQERRLEFEDLPLADVVAEFNRYNRTKLVIADPALNAKHFSGTFRADAYEPFVRLLEENFGVASERTGQGIELRAAR; from the coding sequence ATGAATGCCGAGCTGCCCCACCCACACGACCCCGAGGAAATCGAAGCGACCGCCGCCGTCTGGCTGAGCCTGCGCGACCGCGGCATGACCGAGAGCGAGACCGCCGAGTTCATGCGCTGGCTGCAACTGTCGCCGAAGCACGCCGAGGCTTTCGCGGAGCTCGACGCCGTCTGGCGAGACTTCAACCGCACCGCCGCGCTGCGGCCGACGGCCGCCGCCACGCCCGAGCCCGAGTTGCTCGCGCCGCGCTCGCGTTCGCCGGCCCGCCGCCGCGCGTCGCGCGTGTGGGTGCCGCTCGCCGCCGCCGCGACCATCGCGCTCGCATGGGCGGGGTGGGCGGGCTTCAACGCGGCGCGTCCGACCGCCGAGACCGACGTGGGGGCGTTTCAGAAGCTCGATTTGCCGGACGGCTCGGTCGTGCAGCTCAACACCGACAGCGCGATCAAGGTCCACTACTCGGACCACGAGCGCCGCGTCGAGCTGTTGCGCGGCGAGGCGCATTTCGACGTCGCGAAGAATCCCGCCCGGCCGTTCATCGTCGCCGCCAACCACGTCGCCGTGCGCGCCGTCGGCACCGCGTTCAACGTCCGCCTGCGCGAGGATGCCGTCGACGTGCTCGTCACCGAGGGCAAGGTGCAGGTAAACGACACCGTCAAAGGTGCCTCGCTGCTCCCCGCCGTCGCCGACCAATCCGGCCCGCCGCTGCTTGTGGAGGGCGAGAGCGTGCGCGTGAAGCTGTTGACCGAACCCGAGAAGGACGCGCCGCCCGTCGTCGCCATCAGCGAAGTCGGCGCCATCGAGATGCACCGTGCACTCGCCTGGCAGGAGCGCCGGCTGGAGTTCGAGGATCTGCCGCTTGCGGACGTCGTGGCGGAATTCAATCGCTACAACCGCACGAAGCTCGTGATCGCTGATCCTGCCCTGAACGCGAAACACTTCAGCGGCACATTCCGCGCGGACGCCTACGAGCCGTTCGTGCGTCTGTTGGAGGAGAATTTCGGTGTGGCCAGCGAGCGCACCGGGCAGGGAATCGAGCTCCGCGCCGCGCGATGA
- a CDS encoding FecR domain-containing protein translates to MKSDPKPHDPTPEKILEAAADWLARRDRGLSAAEQDDYMHWLRADPRHAEALAQHAAALERMMQLYEWTPAHDTEPNPDLFAPPPARSRAWWRWASAGLAAAATIALVFFLWERPWSRPDAAAVAAAPKSYLRVNERLALPDGSRVELKDGSRLVVQYSEKERRVKLTGGEAHFSVWKDAQRPFVVDAAGVEVRAVGTAFNVRLDAQDVQVLVTEGRVKVEQAGATGPAPVFVSVGQMATVNRAETSAPAIATVTTEDIARELAWQAPRLQFNETPLADAIAEFNRLNRQQLELGDPELGALRIGGTFRPDNVEGFVRLLVNDTDLGVRAETAGENRTVLRRAR, encoded by the coding sequence ATGAAATCCGACCCGAAACCGCACGATCCGACGCCCGAGAAAATTCTCGAAGCCGCCGCGGACTGGCTCGCCCGCCGCGATCGCGGCCTGAGTGCGGCCGAGCAGGACGACTACATGCACTGGCTGCGCGCCGATCCGCGCCATGCCGAGGCGCTCGCCCAGCATGCCGCGGCGCTCGAGCGCATGATGCAGCTCTACGAGTGGACGCCAGCGCATGACACCGAGCCGAATCCCGACTTGTTCGCTCCGCCACCGGCGCGCAGCCGGGCGTGGTGGCGCTGGGCGTCTGCCGGCCTCGCGGCCGCTGCGACGATCGCGCTCGTATTTTTCCTGTGGGAGCGACCTTGGTCGCGACCCGACGCGGCCGCAGTCGCCGCCGCTCCGAAATCCTATCTGCGCGTCAACGAGCGCCTCGCGCTGCCCGACGGCTCGCGCGTCGAGTTGAAGGACGGTTCGCGGCTCGTCGTGCAATATTCCGAGAAGGAACGCCGCGTGAAACTCACCGGCGGCGAGGCCCATTTCTCCGTGTGGAAGGACGCGCAGCGTCCTTTCGTGGTCGATGCCGCCGGTGTCGAGGTGCGCGCGGTCGGCACGGCCTTCAACGTCCGGCTCGACGCGCAGGACGTGCAGGTGCTCGTCACCGAAGGTCGCGTGAAGGTCGAGCAGGCGGGAGCGACCGGCCCGGCGCCGGTCTTTGTCTCCGTCGGCCAGATGGCGACGGTGAACCGGGCGGAAACTTCCGCCCCGGCGATCGCCACAGTGACGACGGAGGACATCGCGCGCGAGCTCGCCTGGCAGGCGCCGCGATTGCAGTTCAACGAGACGCCGCTCGCGGACGCCATTGCGGAGTTCAACCGGCTCAACCGCCAGCAGCTCGAGCTCGGCGATCCGGAGCTCGGCGCGCTGCGGATCGGCGGCACGTTCCGGCCCGATAATGTCGAGGGCTTCGTCCGTTTGCTGGTGAACGACACCGATCTCGGCGTCCGCGCCGAGACGGCCGGAGAGAACCGCACGGTGCTCCGCCGCGCGCGGTGA